A region of Chiloscyllium plagiosum isolate BGI_BamShark_2017 chromosome 37, ASM401019v2, whole genome shotgun sequence DNA encodes the following proteins:
- the LOC122541528 gene encoding uncharacterized protein LOC122541528 yields the protein MTWHSIIRILDYPDKIARSLPGNCVTRTFDDPNNLLPAHVVRILAFPLYSVRFSLLSQVRSPPSAPHLFSPRIAQSSDLELNLSLQDIPSGLATLRQEGQKRFILRYFVPKVALCLGDAVDLSLFFCNSNAPENKPNSDWFEPSRGFPACDIATLDNDEMPGDRKRAVGSGCGKKGCLDWEVAEGSGLNPEVESINWAPTGEQ from the exons ATGACCTGGCATTCCATTATCCGAATTCTGGATTATCcggacaagatcgcaaggtccctcCCGGGTAACTGTGTTACCCGAACGTTCGATGACCCGAACAATTTACTCCCCGCCCACGTCGTTCGGATACTCGCGTTTCCTCTGTATTCAGTTCGATTCTCCCTGCTGTCCCAGGTGAGGTCACCTCCTTCGGCCCCACATCTGTTCTCCCCAAGAATTGCTCAGAGTAGCGACCTGGAGCTTAACCTTTCACTCCAGGACATTCCCAGTGGGTTAGCAACCCTTcggcaggaaggacagaaaag ATTTATACTGAGGTACTTTGTACCCAAGGTGGCACTGTGCCTTGGCGACGCTGTGGACCTTTCCCTGTTCTTTTGTAACTCAAATGCACCTGAGAATAAACCGAATTCTGACTGGTTTGAACCATCTCGAGGTTTTCCTGCCTGTGATATTGCCACGTTGGACAATGATGAGATGCCAGGTGACCGTAAGAG AGCCGTGGGCTCAGGCTGTGGGAAGAAAGGATGCTTGGACTGGGAAGTGGCTGAAGGCTCAGGGTTAAACCCAGAG GTGGAGAGCATTAACTGGGCACCCACCGGAGAACAATAA